The Chanos chanos chromosome 9, fChaCha1.1, whole genome shotgun sequence genome includes the window ACAAGAGAAGAGTTGTTAGCTGAGTTACCAAGAGTTGTTTGAGTCAGAAATACCCATAAGGACGTGAGATAGACAGCATAGAAGTAACTTAATCAGAGTTACTTTTCCATTGTTTCTAGCATGAAAGCTCCATAGACATAAGTCTCCTAGTGGAACACGAGACGTCTTATGCTAAGGCTAGCAAGTTCATCAAATCACGCTAATGCAATAAGAAACAGGCATTTATTGGAAGAGTAGGTCTCCCTTACATGGTGTAGAGCAGTGAAAATGCCCAATAGTGTCATGCCAACAAACCAAAACCATCATTATCTTCCCCCTCACTCCAAAAATGAACCTCCTAAATCTCATTCACTTCATCCTTTGATGTCTCCGTTGGAGACATATCCATTACACCCACTCCGAACACGACTTTTACAGTTTCATCACCACTCgctctgtttttccatctcCCTCTCGTTCCGTAGAAAGTCAATtatcaatacaaaaaaaaaaaaaaaaaaacccacacacgcgcgcgtgcgtgcgcacgcagAATCCGCACGTTTGTGAAGATCTTGTAGGGATAGTCATTCCATTCAATCATCTCAAAACCCTCTCAGCTCATGAGCAGTATGCTGGTTTTGTAAATATACTAATCTAACTCACTTTcttctcccccacccccccccccacccccccaccctctcttttctgaaatatcctcttcctcttcccgcttcctgtgtctgtttgtactaccccccccccccccaactcattctttctgtttatcTTATTTCTCGCCCACCATCGTTCCTTCATCAACTGTCTTTTCCCTGCGTGTCCCTCGGGACGCTTCCCCTTACCTTCTCCTCAAAACCACCCTGTGTTCTCCACTCtcaatgcattgttttttttctctccttttcttctatTTACGACTTTCGCCTCACTCCTTTATTCTTCCCGTCCCGTCCTGCCcatcccctttttttgtttgttttttctctctcatccctctgttctTTGTCATTCGAcgttccctctccttctctcctcgtCCTCCCGCTCTTTTACCCTTATATCCACACTCATCCGCcatcccctccccccttctctctctctctctctctctctgtctctgtcctatCTATCCCGCTGCTTACTCCTGCCGTCCGTCGCTGGCGGGTGTGTCTCAGGTGTGACGCGGTCGATGAAGGATAAGGTGACCAAGCCCACGGCCATGGCCCAGGGTAGGGTGGCACATATGATTGAGTGGCAAAGCTGGGGCATGCAGACGGTCGGGGCAGGGGGCGGCTCCGGGGGGCGGACCTCCACCCTCCATCTCCAACAGGAGCGCAAGCTGGAGAATGACGCCTACAGCGACCTCAGCGACGGAGAGAAGGAGGCACGATTTGCTGCTggtaagagagtgaaagagagagagagagagagaaaattgccGCCAgcatgaagagaaaagaaatcaaaaactgagaagcagggagagaaaaatagagagagacagagagagagagagagagagctagaaagtgagagagagagagcgagagagagagagagagagagagagagagagagagagagagagagcaaggtcTAGTCACCTTAGCGAagcgtgttttctttttgtttgtgttcctgtggTGAATGGTGATACACTGCTGTTAGCTGGAGCTGAAAGGACCCATGGCTTCACAGCAGGTCAGGAGCCAGAGCCACAGCTCCACACCAACAACACCTGTACAGAGATCCAGCCCAGGCACAATGTGTTGACGTGTCCCAGTATTTGACTCAGTGAAGCGCtattgtgtgagacagagagggggtgggAACTGCTACTGATAtgagaacgaaaaaaaaaaaaaaagaaaagaaagaaagaaaaaaaagaaagaaagactttttttttcttttgagaaagTAAAGGGTTCCAACCGACCTCACTCCAGACTGATTGCCACAGAAATCGCTCCGAGCAGGAACCGAATGAGAAATCATGTcgttttattactattattatttttttaaatttatttatttttctccgGGAAGTCAAATCAAGAGAGATGCCGTAACTCCCGTCATTTATGCCTCGTTCGGGAGCTGCATTAAGAGAAGCAAAGGAATCCTCACGTGAACTCGTGTAGATGTTGACctaattttaaaatgatcataatAAATGACTTTTCGGTGCCTTGGTCCCTCAAGAGCTCCTTGCATCTCCCTCTCTACGTGGACTACGTCCGTACTGATGCAAAGAGAGGGGAGCGTTGACGTTTTTCCTCATTGTGTCACCGTTGTCGCCGATAACGACACGGCCCTTTCCTCCGcgttcttcttcctctcccagAGCGCTGAGTACGGCGCTAAATGGATTTTTCATCAGATATTTATGAGAACGAATCTGGGCTAATGGGGATTCTGCCACGTGTAGCGTtaacagttatttatttattatattgtgTCTGTCGGTGAGTTAGTGAGGGGCTGTTTTCAACGTGCCCACTGGATCTTGACCGATGCGATACAAACCGGTTTGATACACACGTGAGCGACGGCCCCCCATATGTGTCATTTTAAGGGTTTCTGTGAAAGACATGAAGGTGTTTTGTGcgaataagaaagaaagaaagaaaagaaaagaaaagaaaagaaaagaaaaacaacagggaTTGTGAGGAGAAATGAGTAATGGTACTCTAATGGGAAGAAAATCTGAAGGCCTTGAACTGGTGAGTCATCGTCAGGGGACTACTGATCGATACCGAGTCTTatttttggtcttgtttttcGGGCAGACAAACTGTGGTTTTTTAAAAGCTACTGGCGCCCCAGACTTGTTACTGATATAAAAAAGATTTGCTTTTGTTGGTATTGCTTTCTTTGGAGAAAATGCTTctgattccccccccccactccccaaaTCTGAACAAGTTATTTTAAAACTACAGCTTTTCTTGGTGAAAAGACTTATTGGGTAAATACAGGATTAACAGGAATAAAAATCATCAATTTAGGTGGAACTAAGGAGTTAAAATGGCAATGGCTACAGCTCAGAAGGTCAGTTTCAGTCCAACACTTGCTGAtgttttgacctttgaccttctcAGGAGTCCTGCAGCAGTTTGCGATCTCGGAGGCGACGTTGCTGGCCTGGAGCTCCATGGACGGCGAGAGCACAAGCGCTGGTTCGAACCAGGGGAGTGTGGCTCATTTGAGCGAGGCCAACCAGGAGAGCATCACCAGCCGAGGTACTGcaaaaaactacatttcccaagGATGCATCTGGAGTAGTTTCAGTATCACTATATCCTCTCGGTGGAGACTTAGAGCTcagatttgttaaaaaaaaataagaagaagaagaatagcaATAAAAAGTTTAATGGGTCAGTGAACAGGAGGGTCACATTAACAGGCTAGGTTACCTAAAAACGTTTCATTTCAGACATAACAGTGCCTCAAACCCGGCAAACCATACAGGGCAAAAACACCTGCCATTCAGCCACGTCTGTCATTTCGATTAAAATGTCAAGTGCGGTTCCCTGCAAAGTATGGCATGATCTGGGCTTAGTAGTCAGTCATCTTTGCGAATGAGTTTGTGATGgtatgagagagcgagagagagagagtcactttTTTCGCTCGTTATTTGAGAAAAGAGCAGCTAAGCTCGCGTGTGCACATCGTCAGAGCTGTTCTCCACGGTAAACAAAGAATCTCATTTCGCCGCGCCCGAGGGGGGTAGCGAACCGCTCGCTCGTCTAGCTTTCAGAATGATGACCCTAGGCGACGCGGAACGAGCGTATTTCGGCTAACAGAAATAGTTCAGTCTCTAATTAGTATTCGTCATCGTTTCATAATCTTATGTGACTCTAAAATATCACAGTGTTACAAGAAGATATAGCCAGAGCAAATGTAAACTACGCATTGCAACACAACCCTGACATTCAACAGAAACAGGCAAGCGAGTCTCTGTGATTCCCACGGCAAAAACGCCGTACATTCTAGAGCTACATAACATACACATGCGCCGTTTTAGTATCTCGAGACGCATATATAAAAAAGTAAAGTATTTGAAAGAGCCgaaatgttttttttgaaaTACATTTCGGCGCAATGTTTAAACCCCAGTGGAGCATACCAAGGCAACAGTAAATTGTCGTTAAATCGTGTAACAGCATTCCAATCCCAGACTTCCCTGGTTTTGTGCTGTGGACCGTTAGAGCCGTTAAAAATTCCAGACTTGTTCGAAAGAGTCGTTGTTCACGGAGCAGTATCTGTTGTCACGTCCAATAgtcaaatgaactgaaatcTGACGAGGGGGAATGGGAACGAGTGTTGTCGACTGGTTTTGTCAAGGTTGTCTTACTACTGGCTGCTAAGAACAATGCGGCCTCGGGGCGAAAAGGAGTCGTAATTTATCTCGCAAACAGCAGCATACATGTACACCTTTTCAAATCAACAACCCACAGTCAGTTATTACTTGTACTGGTATGTGGATTTAATAAATGCCCCCATGTCTTGTCACAGTCGCTGTGATTGTAAAGTAGTGCATTTTGACAAATGAGAACTgttcaaatccaaaaaaaagaTGCCAGATCTTTTAGTGCATGACTTTGAAAAGCAGAGTAATTGCCCCGCTGAATTTGCTTAATGCGAACACAGTTCACTGTTGTTCGGTAGATAAATTTCCATTGTGGCGAATGAGTTGaatcatgttctctctctctctccatctccctcatAGACCAAGTATTACATCACTCTTCTGCAGAGGTGTGGCCTCACACCTACGTCTCCCAGGGCCTCTACTGCCTGTCGTCCTCCGACGCCTGGGAGCCAATCAGCAACGACCCGTCGGGCGTGGCTTCCCCTGCCGCTGGCTCGTACGTCATGGCAGGCGGGACATCGTGCGAGGGCAGCTACGACGGGAACCCAGCCCACTTCCTgtcccagcagcagcagttcaGCCTTCAGCAGCAGAATCATTTACAACAGATTCAACAGTTACAGCAGATACAGCAGTACCAGCAGCAACAAATACTGCACTACCAGCAACAGCAACAGGTGAGACTACAACTCCCATCAGCCACTGCGCCAGCAACAGGATTAGCAAAATGAGAAGGGGCCAAAACAACTCATGTCACCTGCTGGACTCCAGCAGCTGGTTATGCGTTCTGCAGTGTAACCAAGAACAACAGGTGTAAGACTACAACTCCCATCAGCTCTTGCACCACCGGCAATGGCGATAGATATCTGTCTTACTGAGATTTAGTCCTGCGTCACGTGTGTCATAGCTGGCTCCTTTGATAGCTGTACGTGTGG containing:
- the fam131bb gene encoding protein FAM131B, with the protein product MEDTTSILPRLKKRNSNAYGIGALAKSSLSGVSGVTRSMKDKVTKPTAMAQGRVAHMIEWQSWGMQTVGAGGGSGGRTSTLHLQQERKLENDAYSDLSDGEKEARFAAGVLQQFAISEATLLAWSSMDGESTSAGSNQGSVAHLSEANQESITSRDQVLHHSSAEVWPHTYVSQGLYCLSSSDAWEPISNDPSGVASPAAGSYVMAGGTSCEGSYDGNPAHFLSQQQQFSLQQQNHLQQIQQLQQIQQYQQQQILHYQQQQQFLEQRLQSATQSLQVTPNSTIHSLPPLTHPPLVDLWGPGQAEAYQGEVGGYMGVSAVVEGNLTAPATEEMGTEHSPLLESQEEEEVKEEEVTLCMEPEPVRLSPSPAATEVTSAGGSSPGQTPGEPIVERKASDVISSVIETLEEKEEESESSSAVDTTAN